One Peromyscus leucopus breed LL Stock chromosome 4, UCI_PerLeu_2.1, whole genome shotgun sequence genomic region harbors:
- the Grem1 gene encoding gremlin-1, translating into MNRTAYTVGALLLLLGTLLPAAEGKKKGSQGAIPPPDKAQHNDSEQTQSPPQPGSRTRGRGQGRGTAMPGEEVLESSQEALHVTERKYLKRDWCKTQPLKQTIHEEGCNSRTIINRFCYGQCNSFYIPRHIRKEEGSFQSCSFCKPKKFTTMMVTLNCPELQPPTKKKRVTRVKQCRCISIDLD; encoded by the coding sequence ATGAACCGCACCGCCTACACTGTGGGAGCTTTGCTCCTCCTCTTGGGGACCCTACTACCAGCAgctgaagggaaaaagaaagggtcCCAAGGAGCCATCCCGCCTCCAGACAAGGCTCAGCATAATGACTCTGAGCAGACCCAGTCCCCACCACAGCCTGGTTCCAGGAcccgggggcggggccagggccGAGGCACCGCCATGCCAGGAGAGGAGGTGCTGGAGTCCAGCCAAGAGGCCCTGCACGTGACAGAGCGCAAGTACCTGAAGCGAGATTGGTGCAAAACTCAGCCCCTGAAGCAGACCATCCATGAGGAGGGCTGCAACAGCCGCACTATCATCAACCGCTTCTGCTATGGCCAGTGCAATTCCTTCTATATCCCCAGGCACatcaggaaggaggaaggctccTTTCAGTCTTGCTCCTTCTGCAAGCCCAAGAAGTTCACCACCATGATGGTCACGCTCAACTGTCCTGAGCTACAGCCACCCACCAAGAAGAAGCGGGTCACACGCGTGAAGCAGTGTCGTTGCATATCCATCGATTTGGATTAA